Proteins from one Falco cherrug isolate bFalChe1 chromosome 7, bFalChe1.pri, whole genome shotgun sequence genomic window:
- the LOC102046722 gene encoding LOW QUALITY PROTEIN: acetyl-coenzyme A synthetase 2-like, mitochondrial (The sequence of the model RefSeq protein was modified relative to this genomic sequence to represent the inferred CDS: inserted 3 bases in 2 codons; substituted 1 base at 1 genomic stop codon) — MGYMLCVWSAQGDIAPVPTGAHLARAGCSRWLRGPQAPISLVRGRHPVTMARLLARACCPKAFPQAPRCPLRSAAAXAWSHGSLTAHMPXPVPKDHQGLCKVSVEQGDAFLGVLGRSRLTWIIPFHSVQHCDLHQGRVSWFLGRQLKVAVNCLARHVRVAPDKVALIWEKDEPGEEVRVTYRELLEMMCCLGNTLKLQGVKLGDXIYMPPCPLAVASIGAVHAVVFTAFSAESLANRIWDARSETVITVNQGLRGGKVIELKMTVDQAVKQCPGVKWVLVSMKTDSKVPMTALDELLEEARGYLELLSLPLSNVSTLGAGTGIGELVLAAKTVLLVLTQCGYINHHVAVADSAVIGYPQEIKGEGKMSLCVVLKDSGYTQETLDAELQELISKIAKYVAPEDVQVTHWLPKTRSGKTMRRMLRKIVEGKASELGDLTTLENHDTGQQIRGARKAASLALPATTSGSSTAEAEPCPEMSLSNWRSVSAGRLHFHCSLRNFLQHRDPQKL, encoded by the exons ATGGGATACATGCTTTGTGTCTGGTCAGCCCAGGGTGACATAGCCCCTGTCCCCACAGGGGCTCATCTTGCCAGAGCTGGGTGTTCCAGGTGGCTGCGAGGGCCTCAGGCACCCATCTCCCTGGTGAGAGGCAGGCACCCTGTGACCAtggccaggctgctggccagggcTTGCTGCCCCAAAGCTTTTCCTCAGGCTCCCAGATGTCCCCTTAGgtcagcagctgcctgagccTGGAGCCACGGGTCTCTCACCGCCCACATGC TCCCTGTACCCAAGGACCACCAAGGCTTGTGCAAGGTGTCAgtggagcagggggatgccttCTTGGGAGTGTTAGGTAGGAGCCGGCTCACATGGATCATCCCCTTCCACTCTGTCCAGCACTGCGAcctgcaccagggcagggtCTCCTGGttcctgggcaggcagctgaaagtggCAG TGAATTGTCTGGCCCGACATGTCCGCGTAGCCCCAGATAAAGTGGCCTTAATCTGGGAGAAGGATGAACCGGGAGAGGAGGTGCGGGTCACGTACA GGGAACTGCTGGAGATGATGTGCTGCCTGGGAAACACTTTGAAACTGCAAGGGGTGAAACTGGGTGA AATCTACATGCCCCCATGCCCACTGGCAGTGGCTAGCATCGGGGCTGTGCATGCTGTGGTGTTCACCGCGTTCAGTGCAGAATCCCTGGCAAACAGGATCTGGGATG cccGGTCAGAGACAGTGATCACAGTGAACCAGGGGCTGAGAGGTGGCAAGGTTATTGAGCTAAAGATGACAGTGGACCAGGCTGTGAAGCAGTGCCCAGGAGTGAAATGGGTTCTGGTTTCCATGAAGACCGACAGCAAGGTTCCCATGACAGCCTTGGatgagctgctggaggaggcgAGAGGCTACCTGGAGCTACTGTCTCTTCCCCTGAGCAACGTGTCCACtctgggagcagggacagggatTGGAGAGCTGGTCCTGGCTGCCAAGACAGTTCTGCTGGTGTTGACACAATGTGGGTACATT AATCACCACGTGGCAGTGGCAGACTCTGCTGTCATCGGCTACCCACAAGAGATTAAGGGAGAAGGTAAGAT GAGCCTATGTGTTGTGCTGAAGGACAGTGGCTACACGCAGGAGACTCTTGATGCTGAGCTACAGGAGTTGATCTCTAAGATCGCCAAGTATGTAGCTCCAGAGGATGTTCAG GTCACACACTGGCTGCCCAAGACTCGCTCAGGGAAGACTATGCGTCGGATGCTAAGGAAAATTGTGGAAGGCAAAGCCAGTGAGCTTGGGGATTTAACCACGCTGGAAAACCATGACACTGGGCAGCAGATCAGAGGGGCAAGAAAAGCCGCTAGCTTGGCTCTGCCAGCTACCACCTCTGGCTCCTccactgcagaagcagagccaTGTCCAGAAATGTCACTAAGCAACTGGCGGTCAGTAAGCGCTGGGAGGCTGCACTTCCACTGCAGTCTTAGGAACTTTCTGCAACACAGAGACCCTCAAAAGCTCTGA